One Pyrenophora tritici-repentis strain M4 chromosome 5, whole genome shotgun sequence DNA window includes the following coding sequences:
- a CDS encoding Trichoplein multi-domain protein, with protein MSCINAAIEAIESRDPGDKFTYSEVARRFGVDRSTLSRRHQQIRGSNEAKSRNQQLLHPHQELQLLEHIDELTEAGLPPTRTMIQNFASAIAGRATSQSWVTRFFHRHPDAIISRWSTGLDRNRHRADSVYKYESYFDLLSTKMAQHHIRAQDVYNMDEKGFLIGVTGRSKRVFSKQKYETGGFKKVIQDGNRDWITVIAAICADGSTLPPAIIYEATSGNMYARWVDDIAIDDPVYVTSSPSGWTNDQVGLAWLEQVFDRHTKEKAGNHTRLLILDGHGSHVTMDTHTLQPLDVVMFKPLAAAYSLSLQHYLQASHGLLAVRKDDFYRLFKPAWDSSFIKKHALKAFKATGIAPIDPEVVLKKFRKSTLTAPPPLVNVSRATITNLINQAYDPSSIAANNLSEILLRLQAAKEIAEYEKDALRAALHVHQKPRNRHEPPLDLQQRKAFHSGAVWWSPCKLREARFRQLVKEKEKEKELLDKIELKEAKENNRIYQLKIKEAARAAREEAKKVRDEAKAVKAAELDAKRRDRDAAKAIQQPQSGKRKASKPAAKQQPKKRRVGGAGGGTLAEVAAPAPPPTTTRRGRAVNTPAKYR; from the exons atgagttgtatcaacgctgcgattgaagctattgaatcgcgtgatcccggagataaatttacatactctgaggttgcgcgccgctttggtgttgatcgctctacgttgtcgcgacgccatcaacagatccggggctcaaatgaagccaaatcacgtaatcagcaactccttcacccacaccaggagctacagcttctagagcacattgacgagcttactgaggctggcttaccaccgacgaggactatgatccagaactttgctagtgctatagccggaagggctacctcccaaagctgggtgacgcgcttctttcaccgtcatcccgacgcgattatatcacgttggtcaactggtttggaccgcaatcgccaccgggctgattctgtatacaagtacgagtcgtactttgatctactatctactaaaatggctcagcaccatattcgggcgcaggatgtatataatatggatgagaagggattccttattggagtgacggggaggagtaagagagtgtttagtaagcagaaatatgagactgggggctttaagaaagtgatacaggacggcaacagagattggatcactgttatcgctgctatatgtgctgatgggagtacgttaccgcccgcgattatatacgaagctacttcgggcaacatgtacgccagatgggttgatgatatcgcaattgacgatccagtctacgttacctcaagtccctcagggtggaccaatgatcaggtaggcctggcatggctcgaacaggtgtttgatcgccatacgaaggagaaggccggcaatcacacacgcttactcatccttgacggccatgggagtcacgttactatgga TACCCAtacgctgcagccactcgatgtggtaatgttcaaacctctggcagccgcgtactcactcagcttgcagcactacctccaggcgagccacggtctcttagctgtgaggaaggatgacttctaccgtcttttcaagcctgcctgggactcctctttcattaagaagcacgcgttgaaggcatttaaagccactgggatagctcctatagatcccgaagtagtacttaaaaagttccgaaagtcaacactaacagcaccgccgccactagtgaacgtgagtagagctactatcacgaacctcattaatcaggcctacgatccgagctctattgcggccaacaacctctcagaaatactcctccgcctccaggctgccaaagagatcgccgagtacgagaaggacgcactgcgcgcggcgctacacgttcaccagaagccccgcaatcggcacgaacctcccctagatctacagcagcgaaaagcgttccattcaggggcagtttggtggtcgccgtgcaagcttcgagaggcccgcttcaggcagctagtgaaggagaaggagaaggagaaagagctacttgataagatagagttgaaagaggcaaaggagaacaacaggatctatcaacttaagatcaaagaggcagcgcgggcggcgcgtgaggaggcaaagaaggtgcgggatgaagccaaggctgtaaaggctgccgaacttgacgccaaacgacgcgatcgcgacgctgcaaaggctatacaacaaccccaatcgggcaagcgtaaggcttcaaagcccgctgcaaagcaacagccaaaaaaacgacgcgtgggtggtgctggcggtggcactctggctgaggtggctgcaccggctcccccaccaacaaccacccgacgcggccgggccgtcaatactccggcaaaatatagatag
- a CDS encoding Add, Adenosine deaminase has translation MSAGPPVDVDFARRLPKIELHAHLTGSISRECLHDIWVTKSAKDPDLHVQDPLVAIPPGKVDYDIKTFFPLFSSYIYRLCSDIASIEYSTRAVLREFQDDGLVYIELRTTPRAIPEAGVTKEDYVRTVLDILKAHNDDSRNTMRAFLIVSIDRRNSIAEADEVVDLAFKYKSAGVVGVDLCGDPARGDIRIFQDSFVRAKAEGLKVTLHFAESEPSSSDLELQTLLSWNPDRLGHVIHVKEEFRKVIEQQAIGVELCLSCNVHAKMITGTYSDHHFGMWRHTSVPVALSTDDVGVFCSPLSQEYYLAAQHFNLDRNHIKALCERAVDSIFTGPAEKARLKEIYATWDGWEA, from the exons ATGTCTGCAGGCCCTCCCGTTGACGTCGACTTTGCCAGACGCCTGCCAAAAATCGAG CTCCACGCCCATCTCACCGGCAGCATTAGCCGCGAATGTCTGCACGACATCTGGGTGACCAAAAGCGCAAAAGATCCCGACCTGCATGTGCAAGATCCCTTGGTCGCCATTCCGCCGGGAAAGGTCGACTATGATATCAAAAC CTTCTTCCCCTTATTTTCGTCGTACATATATCGCCTTTGCAGTGATATCGCCAGCATTGA ATATTCGACCAGAGCTGTCCTACGCGAGTTCCAAGACGACGGTCTTGTCTACATCGAATTGCGGACTACGCCAAGAGCAATTCCAGAGGCGGGTGTGACCAAGGAGGACTATGTGAGGACTGTCCTCGACATACTGAAGGCACATAATGATGACAGCCGCAACACGATGCGAGCCTTTCTCATAGTGTCCATCGACCGTCGAAACAGCATTGCCGAAGCCGATGAAGTAGTAGACCTCGCTTTCAAATACAAGTCAGCTGGTGTTGTGGGCGTGGATCTCTGTGGTGACCCTGCCAGAGGCGATATCCGCATATTTCAAGATAGCTTTGTGCGAGCAAAGGCGGAGGGTTTGAAGGTCACGTTACACTTTGCCGAAAGCGAGCCTTCGTCTTCAGATTTGGAGCTCCAGACGCTTCTATCATGGAATCCCGATAGGCTTGGTCATGTCATACATGTCAAAGAAGAGTTCCGTAAAGTCATCGAACAGCAGGCCATTGGAGTGGAGTTGTGCTTGAGCTGTAACGTGCATGCCAAGATGATCACGGGCACTTATTCAGACCATCACTTTGGAATGTGGCGACACACTAGTGTTCCAGTCGCTTTGAGT ACGGATGACGTTGGAGTCTTTTGCAGTCCGTTATCCCAGGAGTATTATCTCGCGGCCCAGCATTTCAACCTCGATCGAAACCATATCAAGGCACTGTGCGAGCGAGCAGTCGATTCAATCTTCACTGGGCCAGCAGAGAAGGCGCGTCTCAAAGAAATCTACGCCACTTGGGACGGATGGGAAGCATGA
- a CDS encoding WD40 repeat protein, with translation MNQETIQQKIQTARRDAENLKDKIKRKKDELADTTLRDVARDRVEALPRLTMKTKRTLKGHLAKIYAMHWSTDRRHLVSASQDGKLIIWDAYTTNKVHAIPLRSSWVMTCAYSPSGNYVACGGLDNICSIYNLSAREGPTRVARELSGHSGYLSCCRFISDKRILTSSGDMTCVLWDLETGSKVHEFADHLGDVMSLSINPLDHNQFVSGACDAFAKLWDIRQQKCVQTFAAHDSDINAIQFFPNGNAFGTGSDDASCRLFDIRADRELASYQIPEPVCGITSVAFSVSGRLLFAGYDDFECKVWDVLRGERVGTLQGHDNRVSCLGVSNDALSLCTGSWDSMLRIWA, from the exons ATGAACCAAGAAACCATCCAGCAGAAGATCCAGACCGCTCGACGCGACGCTGAGAACCTCAAGGACAAGATAAAGCGCAAGAAGGATGAGCTTGCTGACACAACCC TCCGCGATGTCGCCAGAGACCGCGTCGAGGCCCTGCCGCGCCTCACAATGAAGACGAAGCGCACCCTCAAGGGTCATCTTGCCAAGATCTACGCCATGCACTGGTCGACGGACCGCCGACATCTCGTTTCGGCTTCGCAAGATGGCAAACTCATCATCTGGGACGCCTACACCACAAACAAGGTCCATGCAATCCCTCTGCGATCCTCGTGGGTCATGACGTGTGCATACTCGCCATCTGGCAACTACGTCGCTTGCGGTGGTCTCGACAACATCTGCTCCATCTACAACCTGTCTGCCAGGGAAGGGCCGACGCGTGTAGCACGCGAGCTTTCTGGTCACTCAGGCTACCTCAGTTGCTGCAGATTCATCAGCGACAAGCGCATCCTCACATCCTCCGGCGACATGACATGTGTCCTATGGGATCTCGAGACGGGCTCAAAGGTACATGAGTTTGCCGACCATCTCGGCGATGTCATGAGCTTAAGCATCAACCCCCTCGACCACAACCAGTTCGTTTCGGGTGCTTGCGACGCTTTCGCTAAGCTCTGGGACATCCGACAGCAAAAGTGCGTCCAGACGTTTGCCGCCCACGACTCGGACATCAACGCCATCCAGTTCTTCCCCAACGGCAATGCCTTTGGTACTGGATCAGACGACGCCTCCTGCCGTCTGTTCGATATTCGTGCCGATCGCGAGCTAGCATCATACCAG ATTCCTGAGCCTGTATGCGGCATTACATCGGTAGCCTTTTCCGTTTCCGGCCGTCTACTATTTGCCGGCTATGATGATTTCGAGTGCAAG GTCTGGGATGTATTGCGCGGTGAACGCGTGGGCACACTGCAAGGACACGACAACCGTGTCAGCTGTCTCGGCGTTAGCAACGACGCACTCAGTCTCTGCACGGGTTCTTGGGACTCTATG CTGCGCATTTGGGCATAA
- a CDS encoding phosducin yields MNTTSAAQDEFNELIRDKDKEHRHPEDRHNDSDVSEPESPGAADDYLEKIDTDDELDIPADMRANYYMPAMRSEANTGPKGVIADAQAFEQAKKQARRFTWKKNGAPAQYSVSAYHDDKALSDEEGDEGFMRQWREARLKELQNVGERIRSRTNSPSRRIYGNMPLVDGEGYLDAVDKTASGITVVVFIYDSQTEDDNHVVQCMRDVARRNDTVRFVKMHGEVAELDSDCLPRRSRIQRRRQVR; encoded by the exons ATGAATACTACCTCGGCTGCACAGGACGAATTCAACGAACTGATCCGCGACAAGGACAAGGAACATCGACACCCTGAAGACCGACACAACGACAGCGACGTATCTGAGCCCGAATCCCCTGGCGCAGCAGACGACTACCTTGAGAAGATTGACACCGACGACGAGCTCGACATCCCCGCAGACATGAGGGCCAACTACTACATGCCGGCCATGAGGTCCGAAGCAAACACCGGCCCGAAAGGCGTCATTGCCGATGCCCAAGCGTTTGAGCAAGCCAAAAAGCAAGCCCGGCGATTTACATGGAAGAAGAACGGTGCACCGGCACAGTATAGCGTCAGCGCCTATCACGACGACAAGGCATTGAGCGATGAGGAGGGTGACGAGGGCTTCATGAGGCAATGGCGTGAGGCAAGGTTGAAGGAGCTACAGAATGTTGGCGAGCGGATACGATCGCGGACAAACAGCCCCAGCCGACGCATATACGGCAACATGCCTTTGGTTGATGGTGAGGGCTACCTTGACGCCGTTGACAAGACTGCCTCGGGCATTACTGTTGTTGTCTTCATCTATGACTCCCAG ACCGAAGACGACAACCACGTTGTGCAATGCATGCGTGACGTAGCCCGACGCAACGACACGGTCCGCTTTGTCAAGATGCACGGCGAAGTAGCAGAGCTCGACTCTGACTGTCTCCCCCGCCGTTCTCGCATACAAAGGCGGCGACAAGTTCGCTAG
- a CDS encoding MgtA, Cation transport ATPase produces MSATGDAPGASSAGTGDSGGGGGIRRRHSASYDENELAPTTRSTVESAVPPYAITGHQQSNSNPDSTPRSRTSAVETSARPSIARLTTDESPRVRFSTDIERDGPGKRSSMVGRSAQMDEITAVGKGSSGKQRAGTPDLTIRTQEVSPEDNGASESPSHSHELPPRPSSSRSPLSPTSRNRGYSLRSALFKRNVHDTAQSPGNNIELDEGVGNSRSGMGQPEGFAGTSQSKQGDTLVTVSHEQLEYASSASDISRSKMGSGPVALPYYSSALKKKGPGRRSQMVRQAKDFAEQARKFIFRIKDVPPSKDGRHIQLDPTRKEPPIDERTNQPYTSNWIRSTRYSAWNFVPRQLVAQFSKLANFYFLVISILQMIPGLSTTGQFTTIVPLMFFVTLSIAKEGYDDLRRYRLDKAENNRETHVLRVSQSDVRHSADNASVPSSSSALQWETIKWQDINVGDIIRLDRNEAAPADLALLHTNGENNVAFVETMALDGETNLKSKQTTAAISTTIIEQEDILRTEAEFVVEDPNRDLYSFEGRVTIHEKQAPLTLNEIIFRGSILRNTPDAIGMVIYSGEECRIRMNANKNPRIKAPALQGLVNRIVIVIVFFVLALSIFNAVAYKIWQSHEDSMWYLAGTSVAFFPSFTSFIIMFNTMIPLSLYVSLEIVKLAQMFFLHTDIDMYDPVSDTPCEPRTSTINEELGQISYIFSDKTGTLTDNSMKFRKLSVAGVSWLHDADLQSDEQKKKLIHKTRKKGKQPAKARKSFRSTKDVSPGESAVPAFEATEQVESPAEGGPSNWRSNAKPGKASRELRTQDMLRYIQRKPHTPFSKKARMFLLSLALCHTCLPEVQEDGKIDFMASSPDELALVQAAQDMGFLLINRDVHTITLKMPSGSDGESTQEVYEILDVIEFSSKRKRMSILLRFPDGRICIICKGADSIVLERLKLATLANKKMVEIERRANARKSMEAQHAIARRSEQADRRSSVAGRLSSVGGRRSMSFAQAARTSANFGRPSFAASVGARVSMSARDEVDQWLRERENDRLGRPSVNEAIESTPIQTPRQSGLDRFSMAISEARSSIQLEEMEAMVDENIAGDDTAVIERCLQHINEFATEGLRTLLYGYRFMTEEEYQSWKRLYLDATTSLVDRTRLIEEAGDKIEQGLDLCAATAIEDKLQQGVPEAIDKLRRAKIKMWMLTGDKRETAINIGYSCRLIKEYSTVTILDHEASDLIQPITSAIHAITSNAAAHTVVVVDGQTLSKITASETLDPFFHELAILADSVICCRASPSQKAQLVKSIRKRVNKSITLAIGDGANDIAMIQEAHVGIGITGKEGLQAARTSDYSIAQFRFLTKLLLVHGRWNYIRTCKYTVGTFWKELLFYLTQALYQRSVGYTGTSLYESWSLSMFNTLFTSLPVIFMGVFEKDLSAATLLAVPELYVIGQVNGGFNVRVYLGWMFMASAEAMAVYFVPWGLFGHVPFVEDGGIYALGMIVYSAVVVIVAGKMQYVPPFHLPISSFLNPTCL; encoded by the coding sequence ATGTCTGCAACTGGAGATGCTCCGGGCGCATCAAGTGCTGGTACGGGAGATAGcggaggtggtggaggcaTCAGACGGCGTCATTCTGCCTCGTACGACGAAAACGAACTGGCACCAACGACACGTAGCACTGTAGAGAGCGCAGTCCCTCCGTATGCGATAACCGGCCACCAGCAATCAAACTCCAATCCGGATTCCACGCCCCGATCTCGCACATCTGCCGTAGAGACTTCTGCGCGCCCATCGATTGCGCGCCTGACCACCGACGAGTCGCCTCGCGTGCGCTTCTCCACCGATATCGAACGAGATGGACCGGGAAAAAGATCGAGCATGGTGGGGAGAAGTGCGCAGATGGATGAGATAACAGCGGTTGGTAAAGGCTCAAGTGGAAAACAACGAGCCGGGACACCAGATTTGACAATCAGGACGCAGGAAGTGTCACCAGAAGACAACGGCGCAAGCGAATCACCATCACACTCACATGAACTCCCTCCACGTCCTAGCTCGTCTCGCTCGCCGCTTTCTCCAACGTCTCGTAATCGCGGATATTCGCTACGCAGCGCCCTTTTCAAGAGGAACGTACACGACACGGCGCAATCACCAGGCAATAATATAGAGCTGGACGAAGGAGTTGGAAATTCACGGTCCGGAATGGGTCAGCCAGAGGGTTTTGCTGGAACCTCACAATCCAAACAGGGAGACACCCTTGTCACAGTCTCACATGAACAATTGGAGTATGCTTCTTCGGCCTCGGATATCTCCAGGTCAAAGATGGGCAGTGGACCAGTGGCACTCCCATACTATAGCTCTGCCTTGAAGAAAAAGGGTCCAGGTAGAAGGTCACAAATGGTGAGGCAGGCAAAGGACTTTGCAGAACAGGCGCGCAAGTTCATCTTCCGCATTAAAGATGTACCCCCGAGCAAGGATGGACGACATATCCAACTAGATCCCACGCGGAAAGAGCCACCCATCGATGAACGCACAAACCAACCATACACCAGCAACTGGATCCGATCTACACGATACTCCGCGTGGAACTTTGTGCCCCGCCAGCTCGTGGCGCAATTCTCAAAGCTTGCCAACTTTTACTTTCTGGTCATTTCCATCCTACAGATGATACCCGGTCTTAGTACAACAGGCCAGTTTACCACGATTGTGCCCTTGATGTTCTTCGTCACATTGTCTATCGCAAAGGAGGGTTATGATGACTTGCGGAGGTATCGGCTCGACAAGGCAGAAAACAACCGAGAAACCCATGTGTTGCGTGTGAGCCAATCTGATGTCAGGCACTCCGCCGACAATGCAAGTGTGCCGTCTTCGTCATCAGCGCTCCAATGGGAGACTATCAAGTGGCAGGATATCAATGTTGGCGACATCATCAGACTCGACCGTAACGAAGCTGCACCCGCTGATTTGGCACTCCTCCATACCAACGGCGAGAACAATGTTGCTTTCGTCGAAACAATGGCTCTAGACGGTGAGACGAATCTGAAAAGCAAGCAAACGACCGCAGCCATCTCTACAACCATTATCGAACAGGAAGACATCCTGAGGACTGAAGCTGAGTTCGTTGTGGAAGATCCCAATCGAGATTTGTACAGCTTCGAAGGACGCGTGACGATTCATGAAAAGCAAGCGCCACTCACGCTTAACGAAATCATCTTCCGAGGTAGCATTTTGCGAAATACGCCTGATGCAATCGGCATGGTCATCTACTCTGGTGAGGAGTGTCGCATCCGCATGAACGCCAATAAAAACCCTCGTATCAAGGCTCCTGCATTACAAGGCCTGGTTAATCgcatcgtcatcgtcatcgtgTTTTTCGTCCTGGCTCTCTCAATCTTCAACGCTGTTGCGTACAAGATATGGCAAAGCCATGAAGACTCGATGTGGTATCTCGCCGGCACGTCTGTCGCCTTCTTTCCAAGCTTCACGTCCTTCATCATCATGTTCAATACCATGATTCCGCTCTCGTTGTATGTCAGTCTGGAAATTGTCAAGCTTGCGCAAATGTTCTTCTTGCATACCGACATTGACATGTACGATCCGGTCTCTGATACCCCCTGCGAACCACGAACTTCTACCATCAACGAAGAGCTTGGTCAGATTAGCTACATCTTCTCCGATAAGACGGGTACGCTTACGGATAACTCGATGAAGTTCAGGAAGCTCAGTGTTGCGGGTGTGTCTTGGCTCCACGATGCTGATTTGCAAAGTGAcgagcagaagaagaagctgatCCACAAGACGAGGAAGAAGGGAAAGCAACCCGCCAAAGCCAGAAAGAGTTTCCGGTCAACCAAAGACGTCTCTCCTGGTGAATCAGCAGTCCCTGCATTTGAGGCGACCGAGCAAGTTGAGAGTCCCGCAGAAGGAGGTCCCTCAAATTGGCGGTCAAACGCAAAGCCGGGCAAAGCGTCACGTGAGTTGCGCACCCAAGATATGCTTCGGTATATCCAGAGGAAACCGCATACCCCATTTTCGAAGAAGGCTCGCATGTTTCTTCTGTCACTAGCGCTATGTCACACCTGCTTGCCTGAAGTTCAGGAGGATGGCAAGATCGATTTTATGGCTTCCTCTCCGGATGAACTTGCGTTGGTGCAAGCAGCCCAAGACATGGGTTTTCTCCTGATCAATCGTGACGTCCACACCATTACCCTCAAGATGCCGTCAGGATCCGATGGTGAGTCTACGCAGGAGGTATACGAAATTCTAGATGTCATCGAGTTCTCGAGCAAGCGGAAACGCATGTCTATCCTTTTGCGTTTTCCGGATGGCAGAATTTGCATTATTTGCAAGGGCGCAGACTCTATTGTCCTGGAGCGTCTGAAGCTGGCTACGCTGGcgaacaagaaaatggttGAAATTGAGCGTCGTGCTAACGCGCGCAAGAGCATGGAGGCGCAACATGCGATAGCTCGTAGGAGTGAGCAGGCTGACCGTAGGAGTAGTGTTGCTGGGCGTTTGAGCAGTGTCGGTGGACGCAGGAGCATGTCTTTTGCGCAAGCTGCTAGAACTAGTGCCAACTTTGGCAGACCATCGTTCGCTGCCAGTGTTGGTGCGCGTGTATCCATGTCAGCAAGGGATGAGGTAGATCAGTGGCTACGTGAGCGCGAGAACGATCGTTTGGGTAGACCTTCTGTCAACGAGGCCATTGAGAGTACACCAATACAGACTCCCCGTCAGTCCGGCCTGGATAGGTTCAGCATGGCCATTTCAGAGGCTCGCAGCTCGATCCAACTTGAAGAGATGGAAGCCATGGTTGATGAGAATATCGCTGGAGACGATACTGCCGTCATTGAACGCTGTCTCCAGCACATCAACGAGTTCGCCACCGAGGGGCTTCGCACTTTACTATATGGATACCGGTTCATGACCGAGGAAGAATATCAGTCATGGAAGAGGCTCTATCTCGATGCAACAACCAGCCTCGTCGACCGTACACGTCTGATCGAAGAAGCTGGTGACAAGATTGAGCAAGGCCTAGACCTCTGCGCCGCCACCGCCATCGAAGACAAACTCCAACAAGGCGTCCCCGAAGCCATCGACAAGCTCCGCCGTGCCAAAATCAAAATGTGGATGCTTACAGGCGACAAGCGTGAAACCGCAATCAACATCGGCTACTCATGCCGTCTAATCAAAGAATACTCCACCGTAACCATCCTCGACCACGAAGCCAGCGACCTCATCCAACCCATCACCTCAGCCATCCACGCCATAACCAGCAACGCAGCCGCCCACaccgtcgtcgtcgtagaCGGCCAAACCCTCTCCAAAATCACCGCCAGCGAAACCCTCGACCCCTTCTTCCACGAactcgccatcctcgccgaCAGCGTAATCTGCTGCCGGGCCTCGCCCTCGCAAAAAGCTCAACTCGTCAAATCCATCCGCAAACGCGTCAACAAAAGTATCACCCTCGCCATCGGCGACGGCGCAAACGACATTGCCATGATCCAAGAAGCTCACGTGGGCATTGGCATCACAGGCAAAGAAGGCTTACAAGCCGCACGCACAAGCGATTACTCAATCGCTCAGTTCAGGTTCCTGACTAAACTACTGCTTGTACACGGGCGGTGGAATTACATCCGCACCTGTAAATACACAGTCGGTACCTTTTGGAAAGAACTCCTCTTCTACCTCACACAAGCCCTCTACCAACGCTCCGTCGGCTACACGGGTACCTCGCTCTACGAATCCTGGTCCCTATCCATGTTTAACACGCTCTTCACCTCGTTACCCGTCATCTTCATGGGGGTCTTTGAGAAGGATCTTTCGGCTGCCACGCTACTTGCTGTACCGGAACTTTATGTGATTGGGCAGGTGAATGGCGGGTTTAACGTGAGGGTTTATCTGGGGTGGATGTTTATGGCTAGTGCGGAGGCGATGGCGGTGTATTTTGTGCCGTGGGGCTTGTTTGGGCATGTGCCGTTTGTGGAGGATGGGGGGATTTATGCGTTGGGTATGATTGTTTATTCGGCGGTTGTGGTGATTGTTGCGGGGAAGATGCAGTATGTTCCTCCTTTTCATCTTCCTATTTCCTCCTTCCTTAATCCCACTTGTCTCTAA
- a CDS encoding MYND-type zinc finger protein MUB1 yields the protein MREVNFSIPNANKASVGITTALYDRRALDCTSTLPLINSLNHLAYLTTSSARIRDILTVDGGIERLICILKEGRSKDMMDMWKWNLAFQCIFNIGVRGSENVRTRVVEADMVPVIASILDNYIKVVDKMRARAEAEIHKSSRMVTSSRHHHSSRTGEIASSSGHRTDRSRRAIPPPIEIPQPMDAQLGDTTPIPSFSLSSPPERTTFARGRPAHHHHRSHEGRAQLFGTVGNNTRNLGQPLVTALPSMDAAPDAFALRPVRDADRLPSMLPALQGEITSQPVSPTTPSAPPAHQTSPRAGLGRTRRRPSIRHQLSQSGESDLEAPQDDMTAEAATAAGPAVNEPIVGIQNNEINMADIVDNAEMLDGGNTPVPIAAPSEGTDENNETFNITHRPALDGSLINPTNTPPNNPITGFSPLPPTINVVNANPPPAWYPRYAQERNASAGVLAAMPRDEDVLMSLQLLAYVSKYCNLRTYFQKSHLVPKLKIGTDLLEGEASTPKATEGEEEEELEEYELPDDFNIFPLVEQFTVRHHTSDMQYWASVVMRNLCRKDDSRGGIRQCAYYQCGRWEEYTRQFAKCRRCRRTKYCSKECQKSAWVFHRHWCVAAS from the coding sequence ATGCGCGAGGTAAACTTTAGCATCCCGAATGCCAACAAGGCGTCGGTGGGCATCACCACGGCCCTCTACGACCGCCGCGCCCTCGACTGCACATCGACCCTGCCGCTCATCAACTCGCTCAACCACCTCGCCTACCTCACCACGTCGTCTGCGCGGATACGAGACATTCTCACCGTCGATGGCGGTATCGAGCGTTTGATATGCATCCTCAAAGAGGGCCGGAGCAAGGACATGATGGACATGTGGAAATGGAATCTCGCCTTCCAGTGCATCTTCAACATCGGCGTGCGAGGGTCTGAGAATGTCAGGACACGCGTGGTCGAGGCCGACATGGTGCCCGTCATCGCCTCCATCCTCGACAACTACATCAAAGTCGTCGACAAGATGCGGGCGAGAGCTGAAGCTGAGATTCACAAGTCCTCACGCATGGTCACGTCGAGCAGACACCACCACTCGTCGCGAACAGGTGAGATTGCATCCAGCTCTGGACACCGGACAGATCGGTCACGCCGTGCTATCCCGCCTCCTATCGAAATCCCTCAGCCCATGGACGCACAGCTGGGTGACACGACCCCCATCCCTTCCTTCTCTCTCAGCTCGCCCCCTGAACGAACAACGTTTGCTCGCGGCCGACCTGCTCATCACCACCACCGGAGTCACGAAGGCCGGGCCCAGCTGTTTGGAACGGTTGGCAACAACACACGCAATCTGGGCCAGCCATTAGTCACTGCATTGCCGTCCATGGACGCAGCACCTGACGCCTTTGCACTACGGCCTGTACGAGACGCGGATCGACTGCCTTCCATGCTCCCCGCGCTGCAGGGGGAAATCACTTCCCAGCCAGTATCGCCTACCACGCCTAGCGCCCCACCCGCGCACCAGACGAGCCCAAGAGCGGGGCTGGGCCGCACCCGCCGCCGACCTTCGATCCGACACCAGCTGTCTCAGTCTGGCGAGTCTGACCTTGAAGCACCTCAGGATGACATGACTGCAGAGGCTGCCACAGCGGCAGGTCCCGCTGTGAACGAGCCGATTGTAGGCATCCAGAACAATGAGATCAACATGGCGGACATTGTCGACAACGCTGAGATGCTAGATGGAGGTAACACACCGGTACCCATCGCAGCACCCTCAGAAGGCACCGACGAGAACAATGAGACATTCAACATCACCCACCGTCCGGCCTTGGACGGTAGTCTGATCAACCCCACAAACACGCCGCCCAACAACCCCATTACCGGCTTCTCTCCCCTGCCGCCCACTATCAACGTTGTAAATGCCAACCCCCCACCAGCGTGGTACCCGCGCTACGCACAAGAACGGAACGCATCGGCTGGCGTACTCGCTGCCATGCCCCGCGATGAAGACGTTCTCATGTCCCTACAACTGTTGGCCTACGTCTCAAAGTACTGCAACCTCCGAACCTACTTCCAAAAGTCGCATCTGGTGCCCAAGCTCAAGATTGGCACTGACCTACTTGAGGGCGAAGCTTCTACTCCCAAGGCAACTGAGGgcgaagaggaggaagagcTGGAGGAATACGAACTTCCCGACGATTTCAACATCTTCCCCCTTGTGGAGCAATTCACAGTACGACACCACACATCAGACATGCAATACTGGGCAAGCGTTGTTATGCGCAATCTCTGCCGGAAAGACGACTCCCGTGGCGGGATCCGACAGTGCGCATACTACCAGTGCGGACGGTGGGAAGAGTACACACGGCAATTTGCCAAGTGCCGCCGGTGCCGGCGGACTAAATACTGCAGCAAAGAATGCCAGAAGAGCGCGTGGGTGTTCCACCGCCACTGGTGTGTAGCGGCGTCGTAG